From the Rhizobium sp. WSM4643 genome, the window TCCTTGACCAGCGCATTGGCGATGCGGCTGGCGCGGGCTATGTGGCCGATACCGAGCAGATGCTGGACATAGAAGAAAATACGCGGTGCCGTCATGACGCCTTCTGCCATTCGGCCTCGAACAGGCCTGTGAGTTGTCGGATGCTCGAGTGGTAGTCGAAATGTTCGCGCACCTGGCCTTCGGCGGCGTCGCCGAGGCGCTTGCGCAGTGCCGGGTCGCGGATCGCAGCCTCCAGCGCGCTGGCCAGCCGCGCCGGGTCCTCGGGCGGCACGACGAGACCGTTTTCACCGTTCTTCAGCAGCTCCGGCACGCCGGATACTTCGGTCGAGAGGCAGACGAGCCGCTGGCTCGAGGCTTCGACCAGGACGTTCGGCAGGCCGTCGCGGTCGCCGTTGGCGGCGATGCGGCAGGCAAGCGCGAAGAGGTCGGCGCGGCGGTAGTGATCGAGAACGTCTTCCTGCGCCATCGCGCCCTTCCAGACGATGCGGCGGGAGATATCGAGCTCGCTGGCCAGCGCCTTCAGTTTCGCAAGCTCCTCGCCGCCGCCGATATGGTCCATGCGCCAGTGAAGGTCGGCGGGCAGCAGCGCCAGCCCGCGCAGCAACACGTCGTAGCCCTTCTTCTCGACGGCGCGGCCGACGCTGAGGATGAAGGCCGGATCGTCGGGGTCGCTGCCGGTCCTGTTCGAACGCTCGCCGGCAAAATGGCCGAAACGGGCAAGATCGAGACCGTGGTAGCTCAAGTGCACGGCCTCCTTGCGTGATGTCAGCGTGCGCATGTGATCATAGCCCGTCCTGGTGCAGGTGACGGTCCAACGGGCGCTGCCCAGTTTCTCGTTAAGCTCCCAGTCGGGCGACGTCCATATGTCCTTGGCGTGCGCCGAACAGGTCCAGGGTATGCACGTGAGGATGCTCGCATATTCCGTCACCGAGGCCGGCGTGTGGATGAAATGGGCATGCAGCCATTCGCCCTCGTCCGGCCATTCGCGCCCCAGCACCAGCGCCTGGCCGAGACGGCGGAAGCGATTGCGGGAGATATCGCGCTTGAGGTCGGCGAGGAAGCGTTTCATCAGCGGCTTGAAGCCGGGCTTGGAGAAACCGGCGATGAGACCTTTCAACACGCGGATCGGCTCCTCGTGCAGATATTCCGGCAGATAGACGACGCGCGCCCTGATCTCGTCATGCACGGGATGGCGCTTCTTGTCGGTCGGCCGGCGCATCGAAATCAGCGTCAGGTCGAAGCCGGCCTTTTCGAGGCCGAGCAACTCCTGGGCGACGAAGGTTTCCGAAAGGCGGGGATAGCCTTTCAGCACGACGAGGATCTTGCGGCGTGGCGGCAAGGCTTGGCCCTATTCCGCGCCGACGAGGGAAAGGTGGCTGCCGCGGCCGTCGATCCACCGGCCGACGGTCTGCGAGATATGGTCCAGCCCTTCAAGACGCATGTTGCCGCCGCTCTTTGACGGCGGCTGGCGGAAGGGCAGACGCTTCAGCGCTTCCGCCATGATTGTGGGGTCGACCGACTGTTCCGGCAGCAGCATGTCGACGAGGCCGAGCTCGCTTGCCCGCTTCGCGCGCAGCAGCTGTTCCTCGCGTGGTTTGACACGCGGCACGATGAGGGCCGGTTTGTCGAAGGAGAGGATCTCGCAATAGGTGTTGTAGCCGCCCATGGCAACGACGCCGGTGGCGCTGTCGATCAGCTCTTCCATGTGATTGTCGAACTCGATCACCTCGATATAGGGAATGGCTTCCCCCTTCTGCACCAGCTTGGCGCGCTCGGCGGCCGGCATATAGGGGCCGAGCACGACGAGCGCCTTCTGCGTCAAGGTCGGGTCCGCCTCGTAGGCGTTCATGACGTCGTGGACGAGATCGGAGCCGTCGCCGCCGCCGCCTGTGGTGACGAGGATGTAATTGTCCTTGCGGGCGTTGATCGAGGTCTTGCCCCTGGAGACGCTGCGCTGCAGGAAGCCGACGAAATCCATCTTGCGGCGCAGGCTTGCCGGCACGTCGAGGCCGATCAGCGGATCGTAAAAGTCAGGTGGGCCGTAGACCCAGACGCTATCGTAATATTGGTCGATCTTCTGCATGATGCTGTTCTTCTTCCACTCGGCCTCGAGCAGATGCGGCGCGTCCATGATCTCGCGAAGCCCCAGCACCAGAACGGTGCCGCGGGCCTTGAGATAGGCGAGCGTATCTTCGACTTCGCCCTTCAGTCCCATCGGTTCCTTGTCGACGATGAAGATATCGGGCTGGAAAGTCTCGGCCGTGTGGCGAATGCTCGATTCGCGCATCTTCAGCGTCTCGTGCAGGTCGATATGGCTGGCGAGCGACGTATATTCGCCGTTGCGCAGCTTGATGACGCTCGGGATCTTCACGAAGTCGACGCGGGCGCGGTAGTCGAAGGCGCCGGCGATCGTGGCACCCGAAATGATCAGAAT encodes:
- a CDS encoding glycosyltransferase family protein, translated to MSRRLEDARILMYSHDTFGLGHLRRCRAIAHALVEDYRGLNILIISGATIAGAFDYRARVDFVKIPSVIKLRNGEYTSLASHIDLHETLKMRESSIRHTAETFQPDIFIVDKEPMGLKGEVEDTLAYLKARGTVLVLGLREIMDAPHLLEAEWKKNSIMQKIDQYYDSVWVYGPPDFYDPLIGLDVPASLRRKMDFVGFLQRSVSRGKTSINARKDNYILVTTGGGGDGSDLVHDVMNAYEADPTLTQKALVVLGPYMPAAERAKLVQKGEAIPYIEVIEFDNHMEELIDSATGVVAMGGYNTYCEILSFDKPALIVPRVKPREEQLLRAKRASELGLVDMLLPEQSVDPTIMAEALKRLPFRQPPSKSGGNMRLEGLDHISQTVGRWIDGRGSHLSLVGAE
- a CDS encoding glycosyltransferase family 4 protein — encoded protein: MPPRRKILVVLKGYPRLSETFVAQELLGLEKAGFDLTLISMRRPTDKKRHPVHDEIRARVVYLPEYLHEEPIRVLKGLIAGFSKPGFKPLMKRFLADLKRDISRNRFRRLGQALVLGREWPDEGEWLHAHFIHTPASVTEYASILTCIPWTCSAHAKDIWTSPDWELNEKLGSARWTVTCTRTGYDHMRTLTSRKEAVHLSYHGLDLARFGHFAGERSNRTGSDPDDPAFILSVGRAVEKKGYDVLLRGLALLPADLHWRMDHIGGGEELAKLKALASELDISRRIVWKGAMAQEDVLDHYRRADLFALACRIAANGDRDGLPNVLVEASSQRLVCLSTEVSGVPELLKNGENGLVVPPEDPARLASALEAAIRDPALRKRLGDAAEGQVREHFDYHSSIRQLTGLFEAEWQKAS